TAAATTTTTATTGTGTAAAAGAGTAAAGTTGGTCTACTGAATTGGTCTACAGATTGAAGGATAAACTATAAACCTTTACATAAGTGGACCAttttcaatatctaatttaGTAGACAAGTCTTGAGTAATTATTTAGGAAACCTAGTACATGCACTGGAAGGCGGGTCTCAGATGGGTTTGACTAATTCTAACGGTTCTTATACATTTTAATACATGCATGACGTTCatgcaataatttttcaacCTGTCTTAGTATGCCTATCATCAATCTTCTGTAAGATTTAGGGAATGGAAAGAGATTGACGACCCGCAAGAAGAAGCCATTGGCAGCTCGGATTCTGACACGGCTTGGATCATCTGGGTTTCTCACAATCTCAAAGGTTTCTGGTCTCTCGGGTAAATCACTACTAGCCACCAGATCGACCCCGTCCCCACCAGAGTCCAGGCCGACGAATTGCTTGTTGGCAACCCTGAAGTTGAAGAGCGTCTCGTTGATTCTCCAAAGCTACACCCACAAAACACGGCAAACCATCTGTAGCTTAATGCACGAGATTTTCTTTCTGAAAATGACACCTATCCTAGTCGGAAAATTATTGTCAACAGAAGAATATATCAACGCTATTTCCAAGTTGAACGACTTGAGTTTTAATTTAATGACAGGAGAATATCTCCCATTCCTAACGTTGTCCAATATTAAGTGCCCATGAGATAACTCCACGCATATCCCAACTATGTAAGAGATGAGCCAAACATGTAATTTATTTGCACTTGTCTACTGTGCATCTAATCCACAGACACAAGTTCGTTCCTTGACCACCAAACTAACATCACGGGTTTGCCTAGCAAAAGATTATTTATGTGCTTAAAGCTAACTCACCCTGAATGTCTCCCAATGTGAAGCGGAACCTGCTAGGGTTTCGGCAACTGCACTAGTCCCCATGCCGTTGGCAACTACCCGGCTTCCTCCTCCAGACTCGGCACAGAGATACTTCCCGACCATCATCGACTTCAACTGAAGGCTAGTCCCATCCTACACATTAGACGCTGTTTCAGAATCATAAAAACTTCCCAAACCAACCGAATCATCGGTCAAAAAAGCAACGAAAACATGAAGCGATAAACAAGGCAAATACATGTGAATGTGGGTGTAGCAGAGTACCAAGAAGTCCTTGTTGGGGATTGCATCAAAGAGGGAAGGCTTGATCCATCCTTCCGTGACAAGCCAGCCTCCCAGATTCACCGCTCTTATTTTGGTGTTACGAGTCTCCATCTCTCGATCGGAATGGTTGCCGATTGATTGGACCCCCTTGCTGATGACTTCCACGCCTTCTGCTTGCCTACTTCCCCATCCGAAAATCAAGATAAAACAAAGCAGCCATTAGTTATGCAACCTCTTGTCCCGAAAGGAACACATGAAATTTGCACTAAACATCACTAAAACATATCCAATGGTACTCGCACAAGAAATGTTCATATACTAAAATCTCGAAACGGTTAAGTAAAGATGCAATGCGTGCTTGCATGATTACGGCAGACAACAATTGCCTACTCAATTAGCTTAAAAGCTGAGTCTTCTGCGTGAAGATTGACTTTTGCCACAAGGCGTTTGcctatttatttttcgtgaccTTCACAAAGTAACAGTGCAGTCGTCTAAGCTTTTTCCATTTCTCAAGTCTCCTTGGTGCTTAAGGTTTTCTTGTTGACTCGCTTATTATGGTTTCCGTGTAAACTTCGACAGAACTTCCCCGTCCCTGTGCCGTTGAATTATATTCTTCTTAAGATGATAACGTTTCTTAGGTCTCACGGAGAGCAAAatacattttattaaaaaaaaaattgcatttatcttttttctttctttatgtatatCTAGCTACTCTTTCATCTGTCCAATTATGTTCTCTCTTTCAAAAAGGGTTTTGTTAAAGTGTTACCGAAACGCTcattgagaaattaattaaggaaaattcAATTTCCAATAGATTGATTGTCATTGTGTCATGCAGAAAAGGTACCTTCAAAATTGTattatatgaaataaaattttatttccaagTTTCACGGGGGCACTTGTCAAACATtgcaataaagaaaatttatcatTCCCAATATACTGTGTTTTTCATGTTATGTGTCATGAGTCcggtaaaaatgaaaatatttcccaAAGCATAGTTCATAAGTGCCTCTGGAGCGTTCATTAGCAAGACCCCTTCTATAAAAAATATACTTAATAAGTATCTCAGGGGCACTCCATGCTTATCCTTTTATTCTATTAAAATATCGTTGCTTGCCTCTTGTGTCTCCTCCATTCTCtaattggttaaaaaaaagaaaaatctctaatTGCTGAGCAATACTTCTATGGAACGATACATATGAGCCGAGTAAATAATAGCTTTTGGGTAATGTGAATATTATACAGGGTCCACATGATATGATATCTCAAAGAACTCTTTTATAATTCATAAAGGTGAATTTCTAGGAAATGGGCAAGacatgacaaagaaaaaaggaatcactcatctccaaaaatgaaaaggatgagGGGTTCTATGCTTTTGAGAATCTTCGTTTTATCCCCAAATCTTGTTATTTTACATGACGAAACTTTTTGGAGCACTTgttaccaaaaatatatttattaatgtTTGCCATGTGGGAAGCTAACACGCTTCGTACAAAATGGAAACATCTCAACAATTCGAGGATGTTTTTCTATATTGTTAGGGTGCCCGCAAATAATTACACAATCACATCAGCCCACGACGTTTGGGTAAATTGTGGCGTTTGCAATGTTCGGATCGTGATTGTTGGGGTCACGACCCGAATCAATAGGATCATACGATGAGAATTTTGGCTGCACTTCTGCATTTTGCactattgtttcttttttaaagattcaAGAAAGTCGCCAGCAACTACGTTGACGTCATTGTACTGGTGAATCAAACTATTAAGTGCCCCGCCATCTAGTGGGAATTGGAGTGTAACAGTAAAAGTACactgacctttttttttatatttgatctTATGATTGCAATTAACAGCATTTTGatcccaaaaataataataataataataacagcGCAGCTAACCTTGAATAATTGTCATTAAGGTCTGACACCATTACTGAATATTTGATCTGAGTAGACCTACCAAATTAATGGATTAGGTTGGATTTGGATCAAATCATAGATGGTCTGaaccaaattgaccaatttaaccTAATTCCGATTCATTTATCATAATacaaatttttcaattcataCTCGACCCAACCCATTTAACCAAATATAGGAAAACTCGTTtcttatggaaaaaaaaaatggtattgatAAAACTcttttatacaatacaaatttagtggacaattttataattaaaaaaaaaaagtcgaggcttccttttttctgaaaatattgttcaagaaatcattttttagaaaatatcaatattttctaatagttgcttaaaatgtgaaaataaattgaaaaatatttttcaccatttggtatggaaattttgatttaattttcctccatgcattccttttaatatttttattttttatttttaaaaatcaaaattttaattattttttctttttcttcttttcaccgATCACAAGCCACGTAACGGGCGTGACTAGTTACAaatgagctcaagcctcaccacaGGCCAATGAGGCTGGAGCTTGCCTAAGGCTAGCGAGCTTGAATCTCAACAAATTAGCAAGGCTAGAGCCTCACCAAACGTCAGTGAGGTCTTGCCCTTGCTCGAttagcgagctcgagctttgcCAACCTACAACAAGCTCATCCCTCACCTAGTCGATCGCAAGCCATTGTTGTGGCTAGCCATAgtaggaagaaagaagaagaaagaagaaagaaaaaaaaaattaaaaataattatgattttgatttttttttaattataaggttcaagagggagagagtgtgTGGGTGAGCCTAGTGGTTTGAAAATGGGTTATAAACTCAACCCATATATACCAATTTATTTTAgcctttaaaatttttaacccaTTTAAGAAAGGCTATTCACAATTTAAGTAATCCATATATGACCCAATAGATTGGTTTAAATTAGCTCCCGAATAACCCAAAAGTCCAAGTTGAAGAGTCTACTACTATAACCCATTAACGTGTCAAAAGTAGGGTGAACATATTGGATCGCTCGGATCGGAACGCTCGGACCAAACCGGCTAGTCCAAAGTTTGGTCCAATTTGGTCTAGTTCAGGGATATCGGTCCAATTCCtagttccataaaaatggaaccggTTCTTTGTTCTTGAGGGGAATCGAACCTATGGACTGAACCGAGactcttttctttaaaaaatatatttttttaatttcttaaaaataacaataaacccTAAAATTGTAATAactctaatattttttttaaattaaaattaatttttttgctaagtgGCCGATTCCATTCGACCAAACCGGTTAGTGTGGTTTGGTTCCTGGTTCGAGAACCATTCGGCCCGGTCTCTGATCCCAAAAAATGAGAACCAGACTAGGAACCGATTACTCCTAGTCAAAAGTTAGAAAGTCTTTCAGGTGGTAAATAACAATAGCTCAAAGCTTTGATTCCTTGAAGGAGTTAGTACGCCATCACGATGCTGCCGAGTTCCGTTATGTATGTTAAATCTGAGCTTTAACATGATCCGATTAAGTCGGCCCACAAAGTAATCCCAACGCAGCAATCATTTTTAGTCGAAGTATGGCGCGATCATGACTACAAGCATCATCTAACACCGAGGCCTACGTTTTGGCCTCGCATCATTGCTTGTCCATAATTTCTTCTTCGGACCTCCAATCAATCTTGCTTATGGCTATGAACCATTCAGAAATAGTAAAAGCTATTTATTCCACTTTAATGGGCTCCAACCGAGGTGATCATCACGAACATCGACTATATGAGCGTCAATGCGTAGGAAAATACCGAAATAATTCGAATAGGTAAACTGATTAAAGCGTTATATAGCCATTGTTGATCATCCACTGCAGACTCCACTTGGTGTTAACATTCTTGAGGGTCCAATAGGCCCATCCGAACGATGCTCTCCCGTACACCTCGAGCTGTGCCTTTGCGAATCTCTGGTAGTCTTCCTTCGTAGCTCCGCTCACTTGCCACTCAGCCACCCATTCACCTTCACCCAATTCGcaaatcaaatcatcaacaaaGTTTTATAAGCATTTCATACCGTTCAGCTTTCAGCTATCTCGTCGTAGAAAAGTATCGACAAATGGCATCACCATTGGACTTACCCACAAAGGTGAGAGGACCGTTCGCCATGGTGATGTCGTTCAACTGCGCCGTCCTGTTAGTGTAGATGAAATCGATGTTCTGTTGGACCGTCATGCTGTTGAAGATATCCTGGAACAGATTGTAGTAGTGCACATCGACCACGGTCCCGGCCAAGCCACTGGCCAGAGAGAAGAGCTCTTTGGGATCGGCAGGCCCGAGGCGGTTCGACATCACTACATAGGCCGTTTGGGAGTGCCTGCGCACCGCATCATATCCAGCCTTGTAGTACTTGGTCAAGGTGTCGAGGGCTACTCCCGGAGAGAGAGGCTCGTTGATGAGCTCGACGGCATAGAGGCTCGGGCTCTTTGCGTACCTGAAAAATGGCATTTGGAACTCCAGATTTTCTGACTTCGCCCTGATATATGTGATTCCATTTGATACAGAAAGCGGGTGGAAAAGTTTTTACCGAGCAGTGAGGAATTCAATGACAGCTACTGTTTGCTGGATGTTAGCATCGGTGGCTCCCCATTCCTGAGATCCGTCCCTCGATGAGCTGTGTTCATACCCATTTTGTGAATCTGGTGCTGCGTGCAGATCGATTATGATGTTCACACCATATTTCCTACCAAAATTACAGAAACATTAGAGGTGGTCAGTGCGGAATTTAGGCCCTTTTCAAACTTCTTTACATGCACATGATAATAGGACGAAGGGGCATCATTGACTGCGTTATATCAAGTCTAGCGGAACATTTGGCATCAACTATCGCCCATGTAGTAAATACCTACTGTTGGGTAAAGTGAGGATGAGATAAACCCTAGATGAGTGCGGTTTATTAGCCAATCGTGAAGCAGTGGGTACCACTCATTCCTCTAGAATATCATAGGTAATCAATTCAGAGTGAGTTAAAAAGTGTAGtgccattctttttttttttttttttggtaaaaggtaagaaacaTTTGGTTTGAGCCATAAACACTTGGACATCCCTAAATATATGAAACCCTCGCCTAGAGTCCTATAGGCAGTACAGAACCGAGGAAGTACCTCTATAAGGGGTAACtagcaaatattttaaatacaAGCAGACCGGAGATTGGGCTTACAATAGGCTTTAAACTTCCGACCTCATGAAAGACAACGTGACTCTTTTATCATTGGGCTACCACGCTCGATGGCGAGACAAAATCTTCGGTTGCCTATTCAACATCGAATGTGCTAAAGGAGAGGATAAAGGTGACAATAATGCGGAATCATGTTCTCTGCAAATGGAAATGGAAAGTGCGAATGCGACGTGCGAAGCTTCATAGGAAAGTGGGACGTACTGTGCCCAAGAAAAGGCATTGTCAAGTGCGGCCAAGGAGCCTCCCACGTAAGGCGGCGGAGGAGTCGGGTCGATCGCTATCCACCAGCCCACTGGAATCCTCACCGCATTCAACCCATTTGTTGATATGAACTTGAAGTCCTCTTCCACTATGAATGTGCTCCAATGCTCCTGAAAATCCAGAACAACTGGTTATATGGAGAGGCAATAATCAAGTTCAAGCATGTGAAGGCGATCCTTTAGTTCAACGGCGATATTCATTAAATAAGTTGAAATTTCAACCACTAGCAGTAGACAGGCAGCAGCCCTCCGTTGCTGGGTATTGAAAATTGAGCGCGGACGGTTAGTTGGACGGTGCTTAGGAACGGTCAAACGCTCAAATCTTGATAGAAGTCGACAAGTTCGCTTctcatttatccaaaaaaaatcgTCAGTATCAAGACGAGATGGTCGCACGGGCTGGATTGTTCTGAATTAGGCACGTCGGTCCTTTGaccaagagaaaataaaaaaagaaaaagaaaaagaaagggagttGGAAACCTAAGCATTCAACTTAGCGTTTGATAAGTAACCGAAGGGAAAATACGAGCAGCTTAGCTAGCGGTCGGAAAATGTCATTAAGCGAAAAGTAGAAGAGTAGAATGATGGCGCTCCTTAGTTCTTGGTTTCTTACCCTCATGACTTGTGGGGCTTTTTCCGGTCCATAGCCGTTAGTGACCTGAAACTCGCCTCGCAACCCACCGGAAAAGGTCATCACAAAAACGGATGGGTCGTCATCGCCCCATCCGCCCTCCCCTTGTAGTCGGCCGTCACCGATACCTCTGTCTTCGCCTGCAGCCACCACCAGTATCGCACACCCATCTCAATATATGATTCATTCAAGTTTCAACATTGATTTGATCTTAGATGTTCAACCAGCTATCGCCCAATGAAATTGCCATTATTTATTATCAAGAAAACTGAAACTGAGAATGGAGCATCTCATTACTTGCAAGAAGAGGCCATTGGAAGCTCTGATTTTGACTCTGCTCGGGTCATCTGAATTCTGATTATCTCGAACGTCGAGACGGGGACTCGAAACGGCCACCACGTCAACCCCGTTCGCGTCCAGCCCCACAAACTGATTGTTGAAGACCCTGAAGTTGAAAATCAGAGTCTCGTTGATCCTCCACAACTGCagtcacaaaaacaaaaggtataCACGTCTCCTCAGTCATTGCTTTCACTTTGGATCGAGCAACTAAATTCCTCTCTAGACGCTGCTCTTTCACCTTGAAGGTTTCCCATCCGGAGGCGGCAGTGCGGTTGGCGACTATGATGGTCCCGCCACCGCTCTCGGCGCACAGATACTTCCCCTACCGTCACCGATTTGAACTGAAGCCCAGTTCCATCCTAGAATATTGCAGCAAGATTCATGAACGAACATAAACGAAAAGGCCGCAACACTTTGGCGAATAAGGGAAAAGCACGTACCAAGAAGTCCTTGTTGGTGATTCCATCGAACAGAGAAGGCTTGATCCATCCTTCCGTG
The sequence above is drawn from the Eucalyptus grandis isolate ANBG69807.140 chromosome 11, ASM1654582v1, whole genome shotgun sequence genome and encodes:
- the LOC104448074 gene encoding LOW QUALITY PROTEIN: probable glucan 1,3-beta-glucosidase A (The sequence of the model RefSeq protein was modified relative to this genomic sequence to represent the inferred CDS: inserted 1 base in 1 codon; deleted 1 base in 1 codon), yielding MFSKEARQLLLICIFMLCSAPFLSHGRVDPKYKLKAVNLGGWLVTEGWIKPSLFDGITNKDFLDGTGLQFKSVTVGKYLCAESGGGTIIVANRTAASGWETFKLWRINETLIFNFRVFNNQFVGLDANGVDVVAVSSPRLDVRDNQNSDDPSRVKIRASNGLFLQAKTEVSVTADYKXEGGWGDDDPSVFVMTFSGGLRGEFQVTNGYGPEKAPQVMREHWSTFIVEEDFKFISTNGLNAVRIPVGWWIAIDPTPPPPYVGGSLAALDNAFSWAQKYGVNIIIDLHAAPDSQNGYEHSSSRDGSQEWGATDANIQQTVAVIEFLTARYAKSPSLYAVELINEPLSPGVALDTLTKYYKAGYDAVRRHSQTAYVVMSNRLGPADPKELFSLASGLAGTVVDVHYYNLFQDIFNSMTVQQNIDFIYTNRTAQLNDITMANGPLTFVGEWVAEWQVSGATKEDYQRFAKAQLEVYGRASFGWAYWTLKNVNTKWSLQWMINNGYITL